Genomic segment of Bacteroidales bacterium:
TAAAAAAAACAGATGATAAATTCCGTTTGCTTGCACAGCCACATCACTTTTAGGAAAGAATAAAAGAAAAAATAAGGGCAAACGGCTAACTAAAGCAGTAATAATAAGTAATTTCTTCTTGTTTTTTATACGTCTTAGAAATTCGTTAATAAAAATTAAGCCTGTAAAAACAACTACACTAAATTGAAAAAGAACACCTAACTCAAAATTACTTCCATCTAAACTTTTAATAAAAACAAATTCGTTCAAGGCTAAAACACCTAAAACAAAACCCTCCAAAATACTATAAAACAAATGAATACGGAAAGTATTCTTTTCGATTAAATTCAGATGGTCTGTTTTATAAAACAACATGTTTCTCATTTATGCGCGCAAAGGTAATTTGTTTTTTGATGAAAAAACTAAATACATCCTCAATTAGAACTCAATTAAAAATCTATAATAAATCACGTTTGCATTCTACAAAATTGGCTTAACTTTGCTATATCTTTAAATATCTAAATTTCTATTATGCCCACTACTAAAAATTTTGCTCTGATTGGTGCTGCGGGATACATTGCTCCTCGTCATATGGCAGCTATTCAAGAAACCGGAAATAAGTTAGTTGCTGCTCTCGATAAATTTGACTGTGTTGGGATTATGGATCGTTTTTTTCCAAATGCCAATTTCTTTACCGAACCCGAACGTTTCGACAGACATTTAGATAAACTCAGAAGACTAAATCAAGGTCGCGATGTTGATTATGTCAGTATCTGCTCCCCAAATTATCTCCACGATTCTCATATCCGACTTGCACTTCGTAACCAAGCTCATGCAATTTGCGAAAAACCAATTGTATTAAATCCCTGGAATTTTGACGGATTAGAAGCTATCGAAAAAGAAACAAATAAAAATATCTATACTATCTTTCAACTACGCTTACATCCTTCGGTAATTGAGTTGAAGAAAAAAATCGAAAACGGACCAAAAGATAAGATTTACGATATTGATTTAAGCTATATTACCTCTCGTGGAAAATGGTATGATGTAAGTTGGAAAGGTGATATTTCTAAGTCAGGAGGAGTAACAACAAATATTGGCGTTCATTTCTTTGATATGCTTGCCTTTGTTTTTGGAAAGGTAAAGCACACAGAAGTCCATGTTTTACAACACAATAAAGCCGCCGGACTTTTAGAACTTGAACGGGCTCGAGTTCGTTGGTTTTTAAGTATTGACAGCAATGATATCCCTCCGGAAAGAAGAGCTCAAGGGCAAAGTACTTTTCGTTCTATTTTAATGGAAGGAGAAAATTTTGAATTTAGTGGTGGTTTTACCGACTTACACACTGTCAGTTACAGAGAAATTTTAGCTGGTAGAGGTTTCCGTATTCAAGAAGGTCGACAAAGTATTGAAACAGTTTATAATATCCGCAATAGCGAACCTATTGGATTAAAAGGAGATTACCACCCTATTCTTAAACATCTTCATTTATAAAACTATTTTGACCTTTCAAGCAACATATAATTGGTACGCCTTATATACTAAGTCGCGAGCAGAAAAAGCTGTTTTCGACAGGCTTATAGAACAAAATATCGAGGTTTATCTTCCACTTCAAAGAAAATTACGTCGTTGGAGCGATAGGAAAAAATGGGTGGAAGTACCCTATATTAATTCCTATGTTTTTGTTAATGTAAGTGAAAAAGAATATTATAATGTTCTGAATACACAAGGAGCTGTTCGCTATATTACCTTTGAAGGAAAAGCCGCTCCTATCCCCGATTGGCAAATTGAGGCAATGAAAAAAATTATCGATTCCGATCAGATGTTTCATTTCAGTAGTCAACGTTTCCGTAAAGGAGAAAAAATTTTAATCGAAGAAGGAGCATTAGCAGGCTATTCCGGAGAAGTTATCCACGATAGTGACGGAAAGAAAAAAATCTTAATTCGTATCGATCAAATTGGTTATTCTTTGGTTGTTGAAATGGATATTTTGGAAATAAAAAAGGTGAAATCTTAAACTAAAAATCCCCTACTTTTGTAGAAAAAAGTATGGAACTTCAAATTGGCTTAAAAGCCGAATTCGAAATTATTGTTAGTCCTAAAGATACCGCTGCCCAATACGGTTCAGGAAGCCTAAACGTTTTTGCCACACCGGCAATGATAGCACTGATGGAAAAAACAGCAATGCTTTGTATTTCCAAGCAGCTCAAAGAAGGTCAAAATAGTGTTGGTACGGAAATTAATGTAAAGCACATCAAAGCAACTCCCATTGGCGAAGCCGTTCTTTGTATTGCAAAACTTATTGAAATTGACCGCGCTAAATTAACTTTCAGCGTCGAAGCTTTTGATAATGAAGGGATTATTGGACTTGGAACCCATAAACGCTTTTTAATTGACGAAGAACAATTTATGGCTAAAGTTAGTCGCTAAAAACTAAAAAATACGAATGATCAATTATAAAAAATTCACACTCTCAAACGGATTAACATTATTAGTCCATAAAGATGAGTCGACACCCATAGTAGCCGTTAATATTTTGTATAAAGTTGGATCGAGAAATGAATCTCCCGATAAAACAGGATTTGCTCATTTGTTTGAGCATTTAATGTTTGGCGGATCTGTTAATATTCCTGATTATGATAAGCCTCTCGAAAAAGCCGGAGGCGAAAATAACGCCTTTACAAATAGCGATATCACAAACTATTATATTACGCTTCCAAAAGAAAATTTAGAAACGGCTTTTTGGTTAGAATCCGATCGTATGCTGAACCTTGCTTTTTCAGAAAAGAGCTTAGAAGTACAGCGACAGGTTGTTATTGAAGAGTTTAAACAATCTTATTTAAATCAGCCTTATGGCGATGTGTGGATGCTTTTAAAACCTTTAGCTTACAAACAACATTCTTATCAATGGAATACCATTGGGAAAGAAATTAAGCATATTGAAGATGCTAAAATGGAAGATGTAAAAGCTTTTTACAAAAAACATTATAATCCAAACAATGCTATTTTAGTTGTGGCAGGAAATGTTGAAGCCGATGAAATTTTAGCACTTACCAAAAAGTGGTTTGGAGACATTCCTTCAGGAGATTCTTTAAACAACGAATTGGTTCAAGAGCCCGAACAAAAAGAGGCGCGTTTTCAAGAAGTTTATCGCGATGTTCCTATTGATGCACTCTATAAAGTATTCCATATGGATAAACGCGGCAGCAAAGATTATTATTCGGCTGATTTACTTTCCGATGTTTTATCTAATGGAAATTCTTCACGACTTTACCGTAAGCTCATCAAAGAAGAGGGGATTTTCTCTGAATTGGATGCCTATATTACAGGTGATTTCGATCCTGGTCTTTTTGTTTTTAATGGTAAACCTGCCGAGGGTATTTCCTTAGAAGAAGCAGACAAAAGACTAACAAAAGAAATAGAACTGATAAAGAGCGAAACTGTTTCAGACTTTGAATTACAGAAAGTAAAAAACAAATTGGAAGCAAGTCGTACTTTTAGCGAAACCAGTATATTAAATAATGCTATTAATTTGGCTATCGCCGAAAGTTTAGGTGATGCTGATACTGTAAATTTAGAAGAGGAAATCTACAATAAAATTAGTGTAGATGAAATTCAGCAAATAGCACAAAAAATATTTCAAACAAAAAATTCTTCTACTTTGTATTACCGCTCAAATCAAAAAAATGATGCAACTAAATAGAATCGACTCCCCACAAATTCAAATAGTTAAAGAAATAACTTTGCCCACTATCGATAAATCAAATCTATCAAATGGCATTCCTGTTTTTTCCATCAATGCCGGAACACAGGAAGTTGTAAAAATACAATTAGTCTTTAAAGCCGGCACTTGGTTTCAGTCACAAGCTCTTGAAGCCTTTTTTACGGGACAAATGCTCAACGAAGGAAGCGAGAATTATACCGCAGTTGAAATTGCTGAAAAACTTGATAATTACGGTGCTTTTGTAAACAAAAAAATAAATAGGGATAATGCCTGCATAGATATTTTCACTCTCAACAAACACTTAAAGTCTGTTTTAACTTTAGTTGCGGATATGATAAAAAATCCACTATTTAGCAAAACGGAATTAAACCGTTTATGTGATCAGGAAAAACAAGAGTTTATTGTTCGCAACCAAAAGGTAACACATATTGCTCAAAAACAATTTACAGCTTTACTTTTTGGGAATAAGCATCCTTATGGAGCTTCAGCAAAGGTTGAAGATTACGATAAAATTACACCTTCGCTATTAAAAAACTTCCATCAAAATCACTACGGTAGTGGAAATTGCAAAATTTTTATCTCCGGAAAAATAAATGATTTAACAATAAATCTTGTTAATCAGTTTTTCGGTCAAGAACAATGGGGTGTAGATAAAACCGTTCCTATACCTGCTTTCACCGCTTCTTCAAGCTCAAACTTACACCACTTTACTCCCAAAGAAAATGTACTTCAATCGGCTATCAGAATGGGCAAAAGAACTATCGGAAGAAAGCATGCCGACTATTTTTCTCTAAGTGTAGTGTCAACATTATTTGGCGGCTATTTTGGTTCACGACTAATGAGCAATATCAGAGAAGACAAAGGCTATACCTACGGCATTTATGCAGGAGTAAGTCCAAAATTACACGACAGCTCGTTTACAATTAGTAGTGAAGTTGGTGCCGATGTGGCACAAAAAGCCTTAGATGAAATTCGTTTTGAGTTGAAACGATTAAGAACAGAAAAAGTCAAAGACGAAGAGCTAAGCTTAGTGAAAAATTATATGTCGGGGACTTTTTTACGCACATTAAACGGACCTTTTGCTTTGGGCGAAGTCATAAAATCTCTTTACGAATATAATCTGCCCGAAGATTTTTACCAACACTATTTAAATCAAATTCATAAAGTTAGTACTGATGATGTAAATACTATTGCTAATAAATATTTACACGAAGACGAAATGATAGAATTGGTTGTGGGGAGAAAGTAATTACATAAAGTAGAATTCTTTGATTTTGATTGCTTTATAGTAAGGGAATTCCTACTTTTGTCCTCCGCTTTTTTGAGTACTTTAAACGGTTGAAAAAGAATTTTAGAAACACAAAAAACATCCATTATGATACGAGATAAAGAAATATTTGACCTGATTAACAAAGAAAAAGATCGCCAAATGCACGGCATTGAGCTTATCGCTTCAGAGAATTTTGTAAGTGACGAAGTAATGCAAGCTATGGGTTCTGTTTTAACCAACAAATACGCAGAAGGCTATCCCGGAAAACGTTATTACGGAGGTTGCGAAGTAGTTGATCAAACCGAACAAATTGCTATTGACAGAGCTAAAGAATTATTTGCTTGCGACTATGCGAATGTTCAGCCACACTCTGGTGCTCAAGCAAATATGGCGGTAATGTTGGCCTGTTTAAATGCTGGCGATACCTTTATGGGTCTTGATCTTTCACACGGCGGACACCTTTCGCACGGCAGTGCTGTTAATTCTTCAGGGATTTTATATAATGCCATTTCTTATGAAGTAAAAGAAGAAACCGGTGAAGTAGATTATGATATGATGGAAGCTAAAGCTTTAGAAATGAAACCGAAGCTAATTATTGCAGGTGCTTCTGCTTATTCACGAGATTGGGATTATGAACGTATGCGCGAGATTGCAGATAAAATTGGAGCTATTCTTTTTGCCGACATTTCTCATCCTTCCGGATTAATTGCTAAAGGCCTTTTGAACGATCCAATTCCACATTGTCATATTGTTACAACAACTACTCATAAAACTCTACGCGGTCCACGTGGTGGTTTAATTCTAATGGGCGAAGACTTTGAAAATCCTTGGGGAAAGAAAACACCCAAAGGAGTAACCAAAATGATGTCTGCACTATTAAATTCAGCCGTATTTCCCGGCATTCAGGGCGGTCCTTTAGAGCATATTATTGCAGCTAAAGCAGTTGCTTTTGGCGAAGCTTTAACAGACAACTATATGGAATACATCCTTCAGGTACAAAGAAATGCTAAAGCGATGGCCGATGCTTTTATGGACAAAGGATATCATGTAATTTCTGATGGTACCGATAATCATTTAATGTTAATCGACCTACGTTCAAAATTCCCCGAGATTACAGGAAAAGTAGTGGAAAACACTTTGGTAAAAGCCGATATTACCGTAAATAAAAATATGGTTCCTTTTGATAGTCGTTCTCCATTCCAAACTTCCGGTTTGCGTGTGGGAACTCCCGCTATTACTACTCGCGGATTGAAAGAAGAGCAAATGCCAATCATTGTTGATTTAATTGATGAAGTAATTTCTAAT
This window contains:
- a CDS encoding Gfo/Idh/MocA family oxidoreductase, whose translation is MPTTKNFALIGAAGYIAPRHMAAIQETGNKLVAALDKFDCVGIMDRFFPNANFFTEPERFDRHLDKLRRLNQGRDVDYVSICSPNYLHDSHIRLALRNQAHAICEKPIVLNPWNFDGLEAIEKETNKNIYTIFQLRLHPSVIELKKKIENGPKDKIYDIDLSYITSRGKWYDVSWKGDISKSGGVTTNIGVHFFDMLAFVFGKVKHTEVHVLQHNKAAGLLELERARVRWFLSIDSNDIPPERRAQGQSTFRSILMEGENFEFSGGFTDLHTVSYREILAGRGFRIQEGRQSIETVYNIRNSEPIGLKGDYHPILKHLHL
- a CDS encoding UpxY family transcription antiterminator, which codes for MTFQATYNWYALYTKSRAEKAVFDRLIEQNIEVYLPLQRKLRRWSDRKKWVEVPYINSYVFVNVSEKEYYNVLNTQGAVRYITFEGKAAPIPDWQIEAMKKIIDSDQMFHFSSQRFRKGEKILIEEGALAGYSGEVIHDSDGKKKILIRIDQIGYSLVVEMDILEIKKVKS
- a CDS encoding thioesterase family protein, encoding MELQIGLKAEFEIIVSPKDTAAQYGSGSLNVFATPAMIALMEKTAMLCISKQLKEGQNSVGTEINVKHIKATPIGEAVLCIAKLIEIDRAKLTFSVEAFDNEGIIGLGTHKRFLIDEEQFMAKVSR
- a CDS encoding insulinase family protein, which produces MINYKKFTLSNGLTLLVHKDESTPIVAVNILYKVGSRNESPDKTGFAHLFEHLMFGGSVNIPDYDKPLEKAGGENNAFTNSDITNYYITLPKENLETAFWLESDRMLNLAFSEKSLEVQRQVVIEEFKQSYLNQPYGDVWMLLKPLAYKQHSYQWNTIGKEIKHIEDAKMEDVKAFYKKHYNPNNAILVVAGNVEADEILALTKKWFGDIPSGDSLNNELVQEPEQKEARFQEVYRDVPIDALYKVFHMDKRGSKDYYSADLLSDVLSNGNSSRLYRKLIKEEGIFSELDAYITGDFDPGLFVFNGKPAEGISLEEADKRLTKEIELIKSETVSDFELQKVKNKLEASRTFSETSILNNAINLAIAESLGDADTVNLEEEIYNKISVDEIQQIAQKIFQTKNSSTLYYRSNQKNDATK
- a CDS encoding insulinase family protein — encoded protein: MMQLNRIDSPQIQIVKEITLPTIDKSNLSNGIPVFSINAGTQEVVKIQLVFKAGTWFQSQALEAFFTGQMLNEGSENYTAVEIAEKLDNYGAFVNKKINRDNACIDIFTLNKHLKSVLTLVADMIKNPLFSKTELNRLCDQEKQEFIVRNQKVTHIAQKQFTALLFGNKHPYGASAKVEDYDKITPSLLKNFHQNHYGSGNCKIFISGKINDLTINLVNQFFGQEQWGVDKTVPIPAFTASSSSNLHHFTPKENVLQSAIRMGKRTIGRKHADYFSLSVVSTLFGGYFGSRLMSNIREDKGYTYGIYAGVSPKLHDSSFTISSEVGADVAQKALDEIRFELKRLRTEKVKDEELSLVKNYMSGTFLRTLNGPFALGEVIKSLYEYNLPEDFYQHYLNQIHKVSTDDVNTIANKYLHEDEMIELVVGRK
- a CDS encoding serine hydroxymethyltransferase, with the protein product MIRDKEIFDLINKEKDRQMHGIELIASENFVSDEVMQAMGSVLTNKYAEGYPGKRYYGGCEVVDQTEQIAIDRAKELFACDYANVQPHSGAQANMAVMLACLNAGDTFMGLDLSHGGHLSHGSAVNSSGILYNAISYEVKEETGEVDYDMMEAKALEMKPKLIIAGASAYSRDWDYERMREIADKIGAILFADISHPSGLIAKGLLNDPIPHCHIVTTTTHKTLRGPRGGLILMGEDFENPWGKKTPKGVTKMMSALLNSAVFPGIQGGPLEHIIAAKAVAFGEALTDNYMEYILQVQRNAKAMADAFMDKGYHVISDGTDNHLMLIDLRSKFPEITGKVVENTLVKADITVNKNMVPFDSRSPFQTSGLRVGTPAITTRGLKEEQMPIIVDLIDEVISNVENEDVLVSVKKRVNELMKDFPLFKW